In Thauera aromatica K172, one DNA window encodes the following:
- a CDS encoding tyrosine-type recombinase/integrase has protein sequence MLTDMMARQAKATGKPYTIADFNGLSLFVSANGAKLWHFRYTWVGQRARISLGSYPELSLREARDLRDEARALLAKGINPRIDRKQKRQAIKLAGDNTFIAVYEKWLEHRQLTLEEGRQSSLDQIRRAFKNDVFPHLKRSTIYEVTRPLLLEVIARIEKRGSLSVAEKMRTWLKQLFDYAMVVIPSMETHPATDLHVVAIPLPPVEHNPFLRMAELPLFLQGLRKYRGMLKTQLAIRLLLLTGVRTGELRLATPDQFDLDRGLWIIPVLSLKQRKMLTRKKRKRVTDIPPYIVPLSVQAMEIVRHMLDDFKPAQKYLFSGVKRVTDRMSENTVNFAIKGLGYDGRLTGHGIRATLSTALNELGYPKVWVDSQLSHADPNRISATYNHAEYVEQRRVMMQDWADRLDLFEQGQVQVASMHLTIHRKRPPHPRPLTLAQPLAF, from the coding sequence ATGCTCACCGACATGATGGCTCGGCAGGCCAAGGCCACCGGCAAGCCCTACACCATCGCCGACTTCAACGGCCTCTCACTCTTCGTATCGGCCAACGGTGCCAAACTCTGGCACTTTCGGTACACGTGGGTTGGCCAGCGCGCTCGCATCTCTTTGGGTAGCTATCCCGAGCTGTCGCTGCGTGAAGCCCGTGATCTGCGGGACGAAGCGCGAGCCCTGCTTGCCAAAGGTATCAACCCCCGTATCGATCGCAAGCAAAAGCGCCAAGCCATCAAACTGGCAGGCGACAACACCTTCATCGCGGTCTATGAGAAGTGGCTGGAGCATCGGCAGCTCACCCTTGAAGAGGGCCGTCAAAGCTCGCTCGATCAGATCCGCCGCGCCTTCAAGAACGATGTCTTCCCGCACTTGAAGCGGTCGACCATCTACGAGGTCACCCGCCCGCTGCTGCTGGAAGTCATCGCCCGCATCGAAAAGCGTGGCTCGCTGTCTGTCGCGGAAAAAATGCGCACCTGGCTCAAGCAGTTGTTCGACTACGCCATGGTCGTGATTCCGTCCATGGAAACCCACCCGGCCACCGACCTGCATGTGGTGGCCATCCCGCTGCCGCCGGTCGAGCACAACCCTTTTTTGCGCATGGCCGAGCTGCCGCTGTTCCTGCAGGGGCTGCGCAAATACCGGGGGATGCTGAAGACGCAACTGGCGATCCGGCTGCTGTTGCTGACCGGCGTCCGCACCGGCGAGCTGCGCTTGGCCACGCCGGATCAGTTCGATCTGGATCGGGGGCTGTGGATCATCCCGGTGCTGTCGCTGAAGCAGCGCAAGATGCTCACCCGCAAGAAGCGCAAGCGCGTCACCGACATCCCGCCGTACATCGTCCCGCTCTCCGTGCAGGCGATGGAGATCGTTCGGCACATGCTGGACGACTTCAAGCCTGCCCAGAAATATCTGTTCTCTGGCGTCAAGCGTGTCACCGACCGCATGAGCGAGAACACTGTGAACTTTGCGATCAAGGGTCTGGGCTACGACGGCAGGCTGACCGGTCACGGCATCCGGGCCACTCTTTCCACGGCGCTCAATGAGCTGGGGTATCCGAAGGTATGGGTGGACTCGCAACTGTCCCACGCTGACCCCAATCGCATCAGCGCCACCTACAACCATGCCGAGTACGTTGAACAGCGGCGGGTGATGATGCAGGACTGGGCCGACCGCCTCGACTTGTTCGAGCAAGGCCAGGTACAGGTCGCCAGCATGCACCTGACGATTCACCGTAAGCGTCCGCCGCACCCACGGCCTCTTACGCTTGCGCAGCCGCTTGCTTTCTGA
- the ptsP gene encoding phosphoenolpyruvate--protein phosphotransferase has protein sequence MPFTVHGLAVSQGIAIGHVHLVSRALLEVNHYHVAQKYLAEELVRLDEAVATVQGELMGLKAAATSGHTHSEVGAFVDLQLMMLTDPLLIDAARELVESRRCNAEWALVQQMELLVDQFRQIEDPYLRERQADVVQVVERLVKVLLGHPGHLPPKRRDGLGTIIVAHDLSPADTIGFRDHNIAGFVTDVGGPTSHTAIVARNLKIPAVVGLHHVRDLLEDDELVIVDGTRGLIIVAPDERIVEEYHLRRSELEIERSKLNRLRDAHAATLDGETIHLLANIEGPKDLPAARAANADGIGLYRTEFLFLGRDTLPGEEEQYEAYRAVVKAMPNKPVTIRSFDVGADKALNGSHSRIEPNPALGLRAVRYSLAEPKMFLTQLRALLRASAHGRLQIMIPMLSHAQEIDQSLALVEKAKAELRAEKIKFDEGIRIGGMIEVPAAALSLGMFTRRLSFLSIGTNDLIQYTLAIDRSDEAVVHLYDPLHPAVLKLIAGTIATGARYGLPVAVCGEMAGDPNYTALLLGMGLRNFSMHPGNILEIKQQVLRSNLGELAPRVQRILKMDEPARIREAVERLAT, from the coding sequence ATGCCGTTTACCGTCCATGGCCTCGCCGTCTCCCAGGGCATCGCAATCGGGCACGTGCATCTGGTCTCGCGCGCCCTGCTCGAAGTCAATCACTACCACGTCGCGCAGAAATACCTCGCCGAAGAGCTTGTCCGCCTCGACGAGGCCGTCGCCACCGTCCAGGGCGAGCTGATGGGGCTGAAGGCCGCCGCCACCTCCGGCCACACCCACAGCGAAGTCGGCGCCTTCGTCGACCTGCAGCTGATGATGCTGACCGACCCGCTGCTGATCGACGCCGCCCGCGAGCTCGTCGAGTCGCGCCGCTGCAACGCCGAATGGGCGCTGGTGCAGCAGATGGAGCTCCTCGTCGACCAGTTCCGCCAGATCGAAGACCCCTACCTGCGCGAGCGCCAGGCCGACGTCGTGCAAGTGGTCGAACGCCTGGTGAAGGTGCTCCTCGGCCATCCCGGCCATCTGCCGCCCAAGCGCCGCGACGGCCTGGGCACCATCATCGTCGCCCACGATCTGTCGCCGGCCGACACCATCGGCTTTCGCGACCACAACATCGCCGGCTTCGTCACCGATGTCGGCGGCCCCACCAGCCATACCGCGATCGTCGCCCGCAACCTGAAGATCCCCGCCGTGGTCGGCCTGCACCACGTGCGCGATCTGCTCGAGGACGACGAGCTGGTCATCGTCGACGGCACCCGCGGCCTGATCATCGTCGCCCCCGACGAACGCATCGTCGAGGAATATCACCTGCGCCGCAGCGAACTCGAGATCGAGCGCTCCAAGCTCAACCGCCTGCGCGACGCGCACGCTGCCACCCTCGACGGCGAAACCATTCACCTGCTCGCCAACATCGAAGGCCCCAAGGACCTGCCCGCAGCCAGGGCCGCCAACGCCGACGGCATCGGCCTGTACCGCACCGAGTTCCTCTTCCTCGGCCGCGACACCCTGCCCGGCGAAGAAGAGCAGTACGAAGCCTATCGCGCCGTGGTGAAGGCGATGCCGAACAAGCCCGTCACCATCCGCAGCTTCGATGTCGGCGCCGACAAGGCGCTCAACGGCAGCCACAGCCGCATCGAACCGAACCCCGCACTCGGCCTGCGCGCGGTGCGCTACTCGCTCGCCGAACCGAAGATGTTCCTCACCCAGCTGCGCGCCCTGCTCCGCGCTTCGGCGCACGGCCGGCTGCAGATCATGATCCCGATGCTGTCGCACGCGCAGGAAATCGACCAGAGCCTGGCCCTGGTGGAAAAGGCCAAGGCCGAGTTGCGCGCGGAAAAGATCAAATTCGACGAAGGCATCCGCATCGGCGGCATGATCGAAGTCCCCGCCGCTGCGCTGTCGCTGGGCATGTTCACCCGCCGCCTGTCCTTCCTGTCGATCGGCACCAACGACCTGATCCAGTACACCCTGGCGATCGACCGCTCGGATGAAGCCGTCGTCCACCTCTACGACCCGCTCCATCCGGCCGTGCTCAAGCTCATCGCCGGCACCATCGCCACCGGCGCCCGTTACGGCCTGCCGGTCGCGGTGTGCGGCGAAATGGCGGGCGACCCCAACTACACCGCGTTGCTGCTCGGCATGGGGCTGCGCAACTTCTCGATGCATCCGGGCAACATCCTGGAGATCAAGCAGCAGGTGCTGCGCAGCAACCTCGGCGAGCTCGCTCCCCGCGTCCAGCGCATCCTCAAAATGGACGAACCCGCGCGCATCCGCGAAGCCGTGGAGCGCCTCGCTACCTGA
- a CDS encoding HPr family phosphocarrier protein → MPTAEAPIINKLGLHARASAKLTQLASSFPCEVWLERNGRRVNAKSIMGVMMLAAAKGSSITIDTHGEHAEEALQALQQLIAERFGEEE, encoded by the coding sequence ATGCCCACCGCAGAAGCCCCGATCATCAACAAGCTCGGACTGCACGCCCGCGCATCGGCCAAGCTCACCCAGCTCGCGAGCAGCTTCCCGTGCGAAGTCTGGCTGGAGCGCAACGGTCGCCGCGTCAACGCGAAGAGCATCATGGGAGTGATGATGCTGGCTGCCGCCAAGGGCAGCTCGATCACCATCGACACCCACGGCGAGCACGCCGAAGAAGCCTTGCAGGCTTTGCAGCAGCTGATCGCTGAACGCTTCGGCGAGGAGGAATGA